Proteins encoded in a region of the Candidatus Methylomirabilota bacterium genome:
- a CDS encoding SPFH domain-containing protein, translated as MIGTYLVLVVVGILLVVLVHASVRIVNEYDRLVVFRFGRTGPNLMRGPGLVFLIPLVDRPVRVDLREQFIEVPSQTTITKDNAPINIDFLIYWRIADPLHSVIRVSNFPGALQGIAMTTLRAVIGDILLDDVLSKRDQINDVLRVKLDEQTERWGGKVTTVEIREIIPPREVQEAMNRMLSAERNRRAVITESEGQRQSTINVAEGDKAAAILRAEGERQSAILRAEGFALALDKVFSVAQTVDSKTMSLQYLDALRALGNSPATKFVVPMEFTTMLRPLIELSATAMEPRAGSKSS; from the coding sequence ATGATAGGAACCTATCTGGTGCTCGTTGTGGTCGGCATTTTGCTCGTCGTGCTGGTCCATGCTTCGGTACGAATCGTCAACGAGTACGACCGACTGGTCGTGTTCCGCTTTGGCCGGACCGGGCCGAACCTGATGAGGGGCCCGGGGCTGGTCTTCCTCATCCCGCTCGTCGACCGGCCCGTGCGGGTCGACCTGCGCGAGCAATTCATCGAGGTCCCCAGCCAGACGACGATCACCAAGGACAACGCACCCATCAATATCGACTTCCTGATCTACTGGCGCATCGCAGATCCGCTACACAGCGTGATCAGGGTGAGCAACTTCCCAGGGGCGCTCCAGGGCATCGCCATGACGACGCTCCGCGCGGTGATCGGCGACATTCTGCTGGATGATGTCCTGTCCAAGCGCGATCAGATCAACGACGTACTGCGAGTGAAGCTCGACGAGCAGACGGAGCGCTGGGGTGGCAAGGTCACAACGGTGGAAATTCGGGAGATCATCCCGCCGAGAGAGGTGCAGGAAGCAATGAACCGGATGTTGAGCGCGGAGCGCAACCGCCGAGCGGTCATCACAGAATCGGAGGGCCAGCGGCAGTCCACGATCAATGTCGCAGAAGGCGACAAAGCCGCGGCGATACTGCGAGCCGAGGGTGAGCGCCAGTCGGCTATCTTGCGAGCGGAAGGCTTCGCCCTGGCCCTTGACAAAGTCTTCTCGGTGGCTCAGACCGTGGACAGCAAGACGATGAGCCTGCAGTATCTGGACGCGCTGCGAGCCTTGGGCAACAGCCCAGCGACCAAATTTGTCGTGCCGATGGAGTTCACGACGATGCTCCGGCCTTTGATAGAGCTGTCGGCCACGGCTATGGAGCCGCGAGCGGGATCGAAGAGTTCCTAG
- a CDS encoding methyltransferase domain-containing protein, producing MALDAAIMLDQIGVGSGWRCLDVGCGPGGITDLLSARAGPTGRVVGLDADSVFIDHARTRAQGHANVEFVLGNAYRTGLPGGSFDLVHARFVASTAGEPAALLQEMIRLTRPRGIVAFQEPDISTLNCYPPHPAWDRLKWALEQAFVCVGADVRLAQRLYQLVRHAGLEDVHYRPFLVGVRSGDPMTDYMPATVESVRGTLLDKRLITPDELEAALAACRAHLADPDTVFTTVTVAQVWGRARPRRTVSKKQQDT from the coding sequence ATGGCCCTCGACGCGGCGATCATGCTTGACCAGATCGGCGTCGGATCCGGCTGGCGGTGCCTCGACGTCGGCTGCGGCCCCGGCGGCATAACCGACCTGCTGAGCGCCCGCGCGGGCCCGACCGGACGGGTCGTCGGCCTCGACGCCGACTCTGTCTTCATCGACCATGCTCGCACGCGCGCGCAGGGCCACGCCAACGTCGAGTTCGTACTGGGCAACGCCTACCGCACGGGACTCCCGGGCGGCAGCTTCGACTTGGTCCACGCGCGCTTCGTGGCGAGCACGGCGGGCGAGCCCGCAGCTCTCCTTCAGGAGATGATACGGCTGACACGCCCCAGGGGAATCGTCGCCTTCCAGGAGCCCGACATCTCGACCCTCAACTGCTACCCGCCGCACCCAGCTTGGGACCGCCTGAAGTGGGCGCTCGAGCAGGCCTTTGTTTGCGTCGGCGCCGACGTGCGGCTCGCGCAGCGCCTTTACCAACTCGTGCGACATGCGGGCCTTGAGGACGTTCACTACCGGCCGTTCCTGGTCGGCGTCCGGTCCGGCGACCCAATGACCGACTACATGCCCGCCACCGTCGAGTCCGTCCGCGGTACGCTCCTTGACAAGCGCCTGATCACCCCGGACGAGCTGGAGGCAGCGCTCGCTGCCTGCCGCGCGCATCTGGCCGATCCGGACACCGTCTTCACGACCGTGACGGTCGCCCAGGTGTGGGGGCGCGCCCGGCCCCGGCGTACCGTAAGTAAGAAACAACAAGACACCTAA